A genome region from Bombilactobacillus bombi includes the following:
- a CDS encoding lactate/malate family dehydrogenase yields MNKVGIIGLGHVGATTALIMAQRGKVGKIVLVDKNFDKARAEQVDLQDQISLLDTDTEVVLQDYTAQNWEELKDLDVLVFCAGKIALLKEHGGQRDFELQMTSKIVAEVAPKIKASGFNGVIINITNPCDVIARLLQEQTGLPKQQVLGTGTGLETARMHHAVGEATGHNYHDVTGYVFGEHGDTMFPVWSTVRVAGKPISEWKLDLKQLTQQIVTGGYTIFSGKEYTNNGIATWVNLITEAVLSNAKRALPVTVYDSQLNLYIGQLAVIGENGVQKVVDLPLTSEEQKQYQASAQAILQNYQKVK; encoded by the coding sequence ATGAATAAAGTTGGAATTATTGGATTAGGACACGTCGGTGCAACCACTGCTTTAATCATGGCACAACGTGGCAAAGTAGGTAAAATTGTCCTTGTTGACAAAAATTTTGACAAGGCACGTGCTGAACAAGTTGATTTGCAAGATCAAATTTCCTTGTTAGACACGGATACTGAAGTAGTTTTACAAGATTACACTGCTCAAAATTGGGAAGAACTAAAAGACTTAGATGTCCTTGTTTTCTGTGCTGGGAAAATCGCTCTACTCAAAGAGCATGGTGGGCAACGTGATTTTGAATTGCAAATGACCAGCAAAATTGTTGCTGAAGTAGCTCCAAAAATTAAAGCATCTGGATTTAATGGCGTAATCATTAATATAACTAATCCTTGTGACGTCATCGCACGTCTACTACAAGAACAAACAGGTTTGCCCAAACAACAAGTATTGGGAACTGGAACTGGTCTGGAAACGGCTCGTATGCATCATGCAGTGGGTGAAGCAACAGGTCACAATTATCATGATGTCACTGGATATGTCTTTGGTGAACACGGTGATACAATGTTTCCAGTTTGGTCTACAGTTCGGGTTGCCGGAAAACCAATTAGTGAATGGAAATTAGACTTAAAACAGTTAACACAACAAATTGTCACTGGTGGTTATACTATCTTTTCAGGTAAAGAATATACTAACAATGGTATCGCTACTTGGGTTAATCTTATCACAGAAGCAGTTTTAAGTAATGCCAAGCGCGCATTGCCAGTAACAGTCTATGATAGCCAGTTAAACTTGTATATTGGCCAACTAGCTGTTATAGGAGAAAATGGAGTTCAAAAAGTTGTAGATTTGCCATTAACAAGTGAAGAACAAAAACAATATCAAGCTTCAGCACAAGCAATATTGCAAAATTATCAAAAAGTTAAATAA